In Juglans microcarpa x Juglans regia isolate MS1-56 chromosome 7D, Jm3101_v1.0, whole genome shotgun sequence, the following are encoded in one genomic region:
- the LOC121238262 gene encoding structural maintenance of chromosomes protein 1A-like → MATPKQMLEQQQSQMQQLVIKNSGIMMSGSPTKELIDKEEDMSKSVLVMFRAKEEEIQRKKMEVRDKVHTQLGRVEEATRRLAEIREELEGLTDPMRKEVSLVRKRIDVVNKELKPLGQSCQKKEREYREALEAFNEKNKEKSQLVTKLMEMVSESEKVRLRKLEELSKNVDTLK, encoded by the exons ATGGCAACGCCAAAACAGATGTTGGAGCAGCAGCAATCACAAATGCAACAGCTGGTGATCAAGAATTCGGGAATTATGATGAGTGGGAGCCCGACAAAGGAGCTGATCGACAAGGAAGAAGACATGTCAAAGTCGGTGCTGGTTATGTTCCGcgcaaaggaagaagaaattcagaggaagaagatggaggTTAGGGACAAGGTTCACACCCAGTTGGGCCGCGTCGAAGAAGCAACAAGGCGACTCGCAGAGATTCGGGAA GAGCTTGAGGGTCTCACAGATCCAATGAGGAAGGAAGTCAGTCTGGTTCGCAAGAGGATAGATGTAGTTAACAAAGAGTTAAAGCCACTGGGGCAGAGCTGCCAAAAGAAG GAGAGAGAATACAGGGAAGCCCTTGAGGCTTTCAATgagaaaaacaaggaaaaatccCAACTAGTTACCAAATTAATGgag ATGGTGAGTGAAAGTGAGAAAGTGAGGCTGAGGAAGCTGGAGGAGCTCAGCAAAAATGTGGATACCCTGAAataa